The window TTCCTCCTTAAGATGGAAACCCAAAAAGTCTTACCCacatagcacagacctgggagtcagaggacttgggttctaatcctagctctttgccaggcactgtactaaacactggggtggatacaagcaaatcaagttggataaaagtccctgtcccacactgggctcacagtctcaattctcattttacatgtgaagtaactgaggttcagagatgtaaagtgaattgcccaaggtcacatagaagataagtggcagagccaggactaaaacctaggtcccgactcccagacccatgcttgattcactaggccacactgcttctctaagtaccatcaccactcctccttcccctcctcctcatggAGGCCTGGATgttagccccagctctgccactgattagCCCCAAGACCTTAGGCAACAAATGCAGGActtggtttccccactcctccaaagggGTACACAActacccctgccccagcctcccaGGAATAATGCAGGCGATTGGTGCCAAGGGTTGGAGGCCCTGGGAGTCGGCATCCACTGGAGGTGAGCTGTGGTTGCCATGGTTACGGTTTTTGGCCTATCTCCTCACCTGATACTCTTCCTCCTTGCGTCCTCGCAGACCCTCCACAGTCCAACTGCTCTGCAGGTCATCATGGCTGTCTTTCTTCTGTTTGTATTTCCTCATGATCAGGCTGTCCACCACCCAGAACATTATGGCCTTGAAAAGGAAGTTTTCCAAAAGTGATTTTTTCCACCCTTTGGACACAGATTAATTTCAGTCTCACAGGGACTGATTATGctgttatctctctctctcccccactcgacTCCAAAAGGAAACTAGAGTGGGGTGTCCACCTCCCAACACCTCCTTTTTCCTGTGAAGCCTCGGGTGAGCTGAATTTTCACATCACCAGACCTGCTGTTCCAGGGTGGCCTTTACCCTAGTGGACCCCACTCAAGTGATGAATTCCCAGCTGTTGGGCACCACAAGAGTAGCTTTGAgttgagagagaaagagcgagcaGCAGAACAGTAGTTACGAAGTCCACTTGTTCCAATCCCCACTGTAACGAATGGGGAGGAAGGTGAAAATATGACTGGACGGGGCTCCAATTCTGGCCCTCCTGCAGATCTTGGGTCTCCACAATCTGCTGAGCAGCCTCCACGGCCGCTTCATCCCCTGGGCCTGGTGCATCATGAGTCCGGATAAGGGcatgccccaccctcccctccgacTGCACCGGGGATGAACTCAACAGCGGCCCCGAACGGAGCGCCACATCCACTTTCCAACCCCCGCTGCCGGGCCCTGCATGGCTAGGCACCCTGGGACGAGCACCGGCAGCTCTCCAAAGGCATCAGAGGTTCAGGGCCGTTCACAGGGCTCCAGGAACTGGGCAGGGCACATCCTCCAACAGCCTCTAAGACGCCACTTAAGCACACAATCCTTTAGAACATCCACTAGCCTGTCTGGGGctcgtctctctcgctctccctcctgtaaGGATGCATTCTTCCGCTGTTTTCAACGCCCTCCCCCCGAGGAAATCCAACCTCCGGCCAACTCTTCCTCTTCAGaaggtgtctctgtctctctcccctccaaaggCCAGCCAGAGTTGTTTTGCCCTCCTGCCAATCCCGTCCCACAAGGAAGGGCCCGAGACCATCCAGAGCCCAACCAGAGCGGCCAGCGTCCCCCGCACTCACGTTGACTACGAAAGGTACGATGAGCATGACCAGGATGAGCTCCAGCTGAGGGTCCGGGATGTAGTCCAACAGAATCTCCTGCAGCTGCAAGTGGGGGAACACGGAGCCCCGAGTAAGCCGGGGGAGAGATCAAACCGCACCATCTCACCCCCGGCGTCCACCCTGGAGCGGAACCCATCTGACGGCAGCGTTTCGCCACTACCCGGCCTCAGCCACAGTCGCCCCTGGCTTCTCCCACTGGCCCAGATGCcagaatagtcagtcagtcaatcgcatttattgagtgcttactgtgtgcagagcactatctcaaacgcttgggagagtaaaatataacattataacagacacattcccttcccaaaatgagcttacagtctagtgggggagacagacagtaatataaattatggatatttaatcatacttatttaTTGATTAAAAATCATCTTCTAGCAGCCAGTGATTCAATGGACACCAACAgattgtggggagagggaagcatggcttagtgccatgctgggagtcaggagatctagggCTTAAATTCCAGTTCCATCGggttgcctatgtgaccttgggcaggtcatctaacttctccatgcttcagtttcctcatctgtaaaatggggattcagtatttccctttagactgtgaaccccatgtggggcagggagtgaatCTGGAAtgcttgtattgtatctatcccagtgcttagtgaagtgttgATACAAAATAGGCActtagggaacgtgtccgtcaactctgttgtactgtattctcccatgcacttagtacagagctctgaacagtgtaaatgctcaataaatttcactgaacAACCGATGCCATTATTATGCTTCAAAGATCCCAACATGATGGACATTTCTGTTACAAATTCTACATTACTGCTATATCGACTACTCGCAGAATGTTGTAACCTGGCACTACTCAGTGGTATATTTTACTGTTTGAAGTACTGTCAAGTTCAAAAACTGCAAAGAAGCCCAGAGTCTTGGACGGGGAGCACAGAAGGCAAAGGTGTAAACCAGGGAGCTAGGCAGCATCACCCAAATGACTCCACAGGCATAGCCACACAGTCCTTTAATTCCCCAGATCTACTTGGACCAACCTGTGGTGTCTGCTAGATCCAAACAGACTAGTGAGGTAGAAAGAACGTTCCCTGATATTGCCATCATTTCCAAGGCAAGTCAAATAATGAAAACGTGGATTATAGCACAATCAAACATTTAATACCAGTCAGCAGAAATGCCTGGATCACAGTGTTGGGGAAAAATGTGAATAATcaaaatccacagataatccccCAACCTCCATTTAACTAAATTGTTCCTCCTTCGCCCCCTCCTCAGGCTTTTACCTGAGCTACAAACAAGGGGCAAAAATGCACTGATTTGATTTTTATCTCCTTCACTATCCAGCCTGTCTCCTCCAAGGAAGTGCTCAGAGGAGTGGCATCCTACGTCTGCAGCTCAAACCAAACATTAAACCTCagggtctcccccatcccccgccccccgccgggaaGGCCAAACTTTGCTTCTACCTTGTTCCAGCCGGGGACGAGGAGCACAAGGCTGACAGCCGTCTTCTCGAAGACCATGATCAGCAAGTAGAGCATACACTGCCCAATCCAGGCCGCTGCTTGGGGAGGGTCCCCTGGGGGAAGGCAATGAAAGCGGGAGCAGTTTGAGGGCAAGAAACACATCACTGTTCTCTTTggaactccccaagtgcttagtacagtgtcttgcacctcGGGGGTGCCCAGCAGATAGTATGACAATGACCCCAGTGTGGCAGAATAGCAGCCGCAGAGAATAAATAGCGGGCCGCTCCTGAAGACCATCAGGATTCTGAGTCCTGAGCGCTTTGGAACCATTCTACCTGGCTGCTGGAGACAAGTCTGATGTTCCTATTGCACGGCTCAGGATACCTGAAGCATGAGAAAGTGCCCACCTGCTATCGCAGCCCCTAGCTGTTCCTGCTTGAGAAGGAATTAAAGCAGGCATCATTTTCCCTAAAGCCATAGGGTATCTTTCACTGCAGTCCAGGAAGATGAGGGATTGAGAATTGCCTTGTGGGAAGCTCTAGGTGGTGAATCCccaaaggatggagagagaggacctGACTCAGGGAGCCACCATAATATGTCCAGGTTGGGAAATCAGGATCCTCATCTGGAGCCCTGAAAAATCCCTGAACTCGAGAAAATTTCTCTGAGCCACGAGGTGGGCAGATCAAGTAGTCATCAGGCACCCACGGTGAGGAGAAGCGAGTGGTGACAAAAGGTCtcgaaaaggggaggggggctctATTACCCTAGGCTTTCTGGATAATGCAATTGGAAAATCAACACTCATTAAGCTTAAGTGAGGCTATTACCTCTGACAGGTTACATCTCAAACAATAATTAAAAGCATATTTCCAGATGCTTAGCTACTATGTAATGTATCCCCATTATCCCACAGAAGAGGTCTCCACTAAGACCCCAACAGATGTTAATTAGCTCTCCAAGAATTTCTCAGTTGTCATTCAGCATTTTAATCTGATTTTCTTCACTTAAATGAAACAGAATCCAGCATTAActccctccattttctcctctatctccccattCTTTCAATTCTTAGCAATAAGGTCTTTCTCCAGGAAGGCAAGctcaactcagcacttagaactgatTTTATATATTGGTTGACAAATTTCCCAAAGCCATGGCCACGGCCCAATCTGCTCTGAGTAAACAGAAGTGGCTCACCCATTTCTAGCAGTCAACAACCTCATCACACtagacaccccattttacagatggagaagctgTGATACAAAGAGACTTGTCACAGGGAATGGAACAGGGCTACTGATCAGGAGACTGTAATGATAACTACTTGTTGCTTTTTCACTGTTaccatctctttccctccatgagtcccaactccagtctctgcacatcctttcccagccccctgccATATGCAGTGACAACTCCCTTATCAAATGGAAACACATCTGGTTTACCTCAGTTGGCTCACTGTTCACCCAGGGTTCTCACAGCGAGGGAGGAATGTGGAAATGACTGAAGCTATTTCTAAGAGCTCAAGTTGCTCGTTAAATGTAAGCTGGTTGCATCAGTGTTAGATAACGGGCGAGGCAGGCTGACAAGCAGAAATATCCGAACAGCAAGGGGAAAGCAGAAATGCCAGCTAAGTCAATCTACTTGGGGTTATTCTTTCCTTCATTGGGGGATAGGTGGGTCTGGCCCTGCAGAAATGGAGGGAAGGTGCTCAAGGTGAAAACAAACCACTGGTCCCCTGGATCCAGACAATGGACATTGTTACAGGCAGCTCAAAAATCTCCATAAACAGAATGGGATTTGCAAACCAAGAGACCTGAATATTTTTCAGTGACCCAGGTTATTCCTGAAGATgaaatgattatgatatttgttacacacttatgtgtcaaactcagtactaagcactggggctgatacaagataatcagattgaacacagtccctatcccacagcccACAGACTTTCAGATATAGCAGCTAAAGAGGAATTTGGGTCTCGTCAccttaataatcaatcaaccgatggaaATGATTTCTTAGtgtgagtacagaacactgttctaagcacttgcaagagtgcaagagagttcgtagacacatttactgcccccaaggagcttacagtctagaggaggagcttagagtctaataataatactaattacagtaagtggcatttgttaagtgcttgctatgtgccaaacactggggtaagggccgggatggatacaagataatcagattggtcagagtccctttcccacataggccaTGGTGTCCTAATTCCAGGCCTCAGAGTTTTGGAAGCTCTTAGGCTTGTCTGGATTGAATGAGGCTGTGGACAATCAGATGACTTCAGCTTCTTTGGCAATTTTTTCCACGGAGGAAATGATCTAGAAAAGATACATCTGCCCTCGCTTGTCTGCAATCAATAGCCAAGATAGGTTTCTTGACATTATTTTATTAGTTCATTTGCTTCTTCCTTCCTAGCAAGGGTCCTCTCAGAGCTGGATAAAAAAGGGTTGGAGGTTCTACAGACTCAGGACAGTGGAATGGACAGCAGTGGAATGGACAGTCTGGGCTTTAAAGGTCAATTCTTCAAAAGAACCCAAAGCACTTCAAGTTCTGCTCATCGGAAATcgccagtcccattttacagatgtggcaaacAGAGGCACGAGGGACAAATGGCCACAAACCCCCACTTGGTAATGgtagagctaggataagaactaagatctcctgacttcctcaAGTACTCTCTCAGACAAAACTTGTCTTCACTATAAAGTACAAAGTACAAACAAAGCCCGCTAATGAGAAATCAGTAGGTTGGTGAAAAATTTCCAAACTGTTAGTCCTGGGCTGATTGTCCCATAAGGTCTGTGGGAAATCAGAAACACAACCATCTTAAAGGTCATCTAAATTCATCTGGAGACCTAGGGGAAACAACATGCCAAAGTCAAGAACGGTGCTATCCTGCCGTCTCGGGGTGAGCTCTTACCCATCAGCCaaatcttctgactaccaggcctgtgctcttcccccttggACATATTCGCTGCTCCCCCCTCTGCTAACTCCTGACGAACAGCTAACTTTCTTGATGCCCACACCCATCACCTTGGAACCGCCTTGAAGTTGACTGATCTGATCAAAGCAAAGAAATCCCTCCTTCATAAAACTACCAGTGGGAATGAAAgcaaggcagagaggaaagaaatggagagacTCCACTCCAAGATTAAGAAATTGTGCTGATGAGAGAGGAAGCAGCCCCAGTTCGTGGGAGATAGAATGGTCGAACCACTCTCCAGAAGTTTTTCTAATTCAAACTCACGGAGATAAAGGTCGGTGCaaccagttaattgtatttattgagcaattagcttgtgcagaacactgtactaagcgcttgggtgagtacaacaatatgacattccctgcccacaacaagattacagcctaggagacagacgttaatataaacaaattacagatatgtgtttggcacatagtaagtgcataacaaacaccattattattactaatgttattactgtgggcctggggagggggggagtgaaTAAGGAGAGCacgtcagggcaacacagaagagaatggaagaaaaggaaaagaggacttaggaaagacttcttgaaggatatgtgccttcattgTGCCTTACTGAAATGGGGggaagtaactgtctgtcggatttgaagagaaaacgcattctaggccagaggcaggacttgggcgagagttCGGCAgcaggatagacaagatggaggtacattgagtaagttggcattggaaCAAGGAAATAtgcgggctgggtcatagtaggagaacatcaaagtgaggtaggagggggcgaggtgattgagtgctttaaagttgcaAAGAGAAGGATGCTAATATAGCAAATCCCTTCCACTTGCCCTTTGTTTATACTGAGAAGGAAACAGATACTTGGCTATGTTGTTTTTGATTCACGTGATAGATGTCTCCCCCCTGTTGGGGTCATGGGAGAAAGCAGTGGGCTTAATGCCATCAGTCCTGTTCCAGCTTTGAGTTAAAACACCTCCCTGTCGTGGGGTGGAGCCAGAGGTGCCCCGTGGTTGAGGGCGGGAAGGGCGGAGAAATCACCCCCTTGGGATTGGCACTGTgggtctaatagtaataataatgatggcatttgttaagcacttattatgttccaggcactgtattaagtgctgggatcaacaaggaaattgggttagaaacagtccctgtcccacatgggggtcacagtctcaatccccgttttacagaagagggaactgaggtccaaagaagtgaagtgactttcccaaagtcacacagcagacaagtggtagagcagggattagaatccaggacttctgactcccaggcccctgctctattcactaggccaagctacttctctgccTTGGCCCCCACAGCTTTTGAGATAGGGTGGATGATTATAGCTAGCCTCCCTGAGAACTAAACGGGGAACAGTGGTGGAACCAACATGGTGGCTCCTCTTCTACCTACCACTGGTCGCCCACGACCCCGACACAGCCCCGGAATGTGGTATGATCCTCCTGCTCTTGTTGAGGCCACAATCTCCTCTTGTGCTTGGCTCTGGCACCCCTCAGTGACCAAGAGAAATGTGGTGGTTGCCCTGGGGGCAAGGAGAGAGCTGCCTGCTGGgttataaaaaaaataaaatcaacgcTCCAACTCAGACTCTGAGCCAGGTGGGCATTTTCCTTCCATCCCACTACAATCAGACTTGTCCCATCCTTTTTACATTGCTTCTGCTGAGCTTCTCAGGATAGAAGGCAGGACCATCACTTGACTGGTatggctgcttctctaactgggagcagggtggcctagtggaaagagcatagaactgggagtccagagacctgggttctagtcccagctctgcccctggcctgctgggtgactttgggggaagtcactgaacctcagttCAGTGGGCAGTTGTGGGCAGTTTCTCAACCTTTAAAAcaaggataagatacctgctctccttacctGTTAGATCATCAGCTCCatagggggcagggactgagtccaatctgatcatcttgtatttaccccagcactcaacacTGGGCTTGGCAAAGagcagtacttagtaaataccattaaaaaaatacaaaataataaccCGGCCaaaagggcagggaaagttttGGGAAACTGCCGCCGTCTCTACTGTTATTCTCCAAAGTTCTCCCAGCACTTACCGTATTCTCCAAAGGTCATCAAGGTATATTCTTGGCGTTCCACAATCCAGGACACCACCTTCACTCCAGCCCAGATCAAGAACATCCCCAGGGTGGCATCCAGGAGGAAGTTCATGAGGTAACTAAGaagtgagacagagaagaagcaGTAGGCACTCCTGGGCACACTTTAGCTGGGAAAAAACCTGAGGAAGCCACCTCCTCATCAGAAGTCTGTTCATGCAAAGATCTCTCCCAACTTAGCCCTGGGAAGATTAATCCAATGTGGAACCTTG is drawn from Ornithorhynchus anatinus isolate Pmale09 chromosome 13, mOrnAna1.pri.v4, whole genome shotgun sequence and contains these coding sequences:
- the LOC100085719 gene encoding store-operated calcium entry regulator STIMATE-like; this translates as MAPLTRGCDAGALLDRFGLTLQALLALVAFSTLMLKRFKEPEEERRPWRIWFYDTSKQAIGALFIHFANIYLSDLTEKDPCSLYLMNFLLDATLGMFLIWAGVKVVSWIVERQEYTLMTFGEYGDPPQAAAWIGQCMLYLLIMVFEKTAVSLVLLVPGWNKLQEILLDYIPDPQLELILVMLIVPFVVNAIMFWVVDSLIMRKYKQKKDSHDDLQSSWTVEGLRGRKEEEYQVLLSSELAMDRRGVDSNLAGAEGHPAGGDQGHSNGDGDQPRGAGGQPTES